The Candidatus Margulisiibacteriota bacterium genome has a window encoding:
- a CDS encoding TIGR04149 family rSAM-modified RiPP: MKKLKKIELQEVVVLEDSEMKQIVGGSGSLSCDPDATLCYGACLTDNGLGGVCRKIPRIFNKCGCVQL, translated from the coding sequence ATGAAAAAGTTAAAAAAAATCGAATTGCAAGAAGTAGTTGTGTTGGAAGACAGTGAAATGAAACAGATTGTTGGTGGAAGTGGCTCCCTTTCGTGTGACCCTGATGCAACTCTATGCTATGGTGCTTGTTTGACAGATAATGGACTAGGCGGTGTCTGCCGAAAAATTCCGAGAATTTTTAATAAGTGTGGATGTGTCCAACTTTAA